The following proteins are encoded in a genomic region of Xenopus laevis strain J_2021 chromosome 3L, Xenopus_laevis_v10.1, whole genome shotgun sequence:
- the gnrhr2.L gene encoding gonadotropin-releasing hormone II receptor, whose amino-acid sequence MNVTKETDSTTCSSALWLSSYCAMDPNSSSPNEAQNHFQLPTFSPAAKARVIITFVIFALSAFCNLAVVWATTNTSRKKRSHVRILILNLTTADLLVTFIVMPLDAIWNITVQWQAGDLACRILMFLKLLSMYSCAFVTVVISVDRQSAILNPLGISEAKKKNKIMLSVAWLMSILLSLPQLFLFHTVTITEPQNFTQCTTRGSFQEHWQETVYNMVSFVCLFLLPLLIMISCYSRILIEISRRMSKGALSSKEVYLRRSKNNIPKARMRTLKMSIVIVSSFIICWTPYYLLGLWYWFYPEAMEEKVSQSLTHILFIFGLVNACLDPITYGLFTIHFRKGIRRYCRGGRSSDLDTSSSVTGSFHCSMSSFRVKKIVLNQELQVIHGYNGSSNNSEFRTHGLNSSCL is encoded by the exons ATGAATGTCACTAAAGAGACAGACTCCACTACTTGCAGCAGTGCTCTATGGCTCAGCAGTTACTGTGCAATGGACCCAAACTCATCTTCTCCAAATGAGGCCCAGAACCATTTCCAGCTCCCCACTTTTTCTCCTGCCGCTAAGGCCCGGGTAATCATCACTTTTGTCATATTTGCCTTGTCGGCCTTCTGTAATTTGGCAGTGGTGTGGGCCACCACCAATACCAGCCGCAAGAAGAGGTCTCATGTTCGCATCCTCATACTAAACCTCACTACAGCAGATCTCCTGGTAACATTTATTGTCATGCCACTGGATGCCATTTGGAATATTACCGTGCAGTGGCAAGCGGGAGACCTGGCCTGCCGGATACTTATGTTTCTAAAGCTCCTCTCTATGTATTCTTGTGCTTTTGTCACTGTGGTGATCAGTGTGGACAGACAGTCTGCCATTTTAAACCCACTGGGCATCAGTGAGGCCAAGAAAAAGAACAAGATCATGCTGTCCGTGGCCTGGCTGATGAGCATTCTCTTATCATTGCCACAG CTGTTTCTGTTTCACACAGTCACCATCACTGAGCCTCAAAATTTCACCCAATGTACCACCAGAGGCAGCTTTCAGGAACACTGGCAAGAAACTGTGTACAACATGGTGAGCTTTGTCTGCCTCTTCCTCCTCCCACTGCTGATCATGATTTCCTGCTACTCAAGGATCCTGATAGAGATCTCCAGGCGAATGAGCAAGGGAGCAT TATCTTCAAAGGAAGTTTATCTTCGGCGTTCTAAGAACAATATCCCCAAAGCTCGCATGAGAACCCTAAAGATGAGCATTGTTATCGTCAGCTCTTTCATTATCTGTTGGACACCCTACTATCTACTGGGCTTATGGTACTGGTTCTATCCTGAGGCAATGGAGGAAAAGGTTTCACAGTCCCTAACCCACATTCTTTTTATCTTTGGCCTGGTGAATGCCTGCTTGGATCCTATTACCTATGGACTATTCACCATACATTTTCGGAAAGGCATTCGCCGCTATTGTAGAGGTGGTAGGTCCTCAGACCTTGATACTAGTTCTTCTGTAACTGGGTCTTTCCACTGTTCAATGTCCTCATTTCGTGTCAAGAAGATTGTTTTGAACCAGGAATTACAAGTAATTCATGGCTACAATGGCTCTTCAAATAACTCAGAGTTCAGGACACATGGACTGAACAGTAGTTGTTTATAA